TTAATTGTATTGTTATGCTGCATTTTGTGGCTGAAAGGAATCATACTGCTGATACCGAAAGAGAAACTGTTTACCGGCTTGTCGCAGGTTTTCTTAATTTCAGGGACGATACTATTAGCGTTTTTTATGGCAGGTTTATGGATAAGCCTTGAAAGACCTTTGTTTCGAACACTGGCAGAAACCCGATTGTGGTATTCTTTATTTCTGAGTGTGATAGGAATAGTTATTTATTATAGGTGGAAATATAAATGGATGCCTGTTTATTGCACGCTGATGGCGATGCTTTTCCTGATGATAAATTATTTCAGGCCGGATACTTTTGATAAAACACTCATGCCTGCGCTGCAAAGCCCCTGGTTCATACCTCATGTGGTAGTTTATATGGTAAGCTATGCTTTCATGGCCGCTGCATGGATAATAGGTATTGCCGGATTGAATAAATTATATCGTAAAAAACCCACAGAAAACATTCTGCGAATTGCTGATAATATTGTTTATGTCGGATTTGCTTTTCTGACTTTCGGGATGTTGTTTGGCGCTTTATGGGCTAAGGTTGCTTGGGGCACATACTGGTCATGGGATCC
Above is a window of Bacteroidales bacterium DNA encoding:
- the ccsA gene encoding cytochrome c biogenesis protein CcsA, with product MTWTDYNLIVLLCCILWLKGIILLIPKEKLFTGLSQVFLISGTILLAFFMAGLWISLERPLFRTLAETRLWYSLFLSVIGIVIYYRWKYKWMPVYCTLMAMLFLMINYFRPDTFDKTLMPALQSPWFIPHVVVYMVSYAFMAAAWIIGIAGLNKLYRKKPTENILRIADNIVYVGFAFLTFGMLFGALWAKVAWGTYWSWDPKETWALLSWLFYLLYIHIRIDKNTNPSFSLWILALSFIILLICWFGINYIPAAKDSIHIYSK